The genomic DNA ATTCAAAATTTTAGAAGAACACATGCAAAGCTTCTTTCTAATCACACACGCGATGATGCGCAAGCcaagtatttttatttgtttcacgaacttttttgttttcagtttctATAGGCAACGTAACTCTTCTCTTTCAACATAAAAAGGATACCAATCACTAAGCCATACACATAAAGCAACTATTGCAAATGcgaagaacatatatatatatatgtccaCCACCACTATCTAACACAATcaaataatgtaaaataaaaaaacaagaagatagTAGGCCAttctcaaaaaaagaagaagaagatagtagGCCACAGGTAGCGAATAGCTATAGTTCTGTGAGGATTTTGTTTTCGATATATTCCGATCATTAAACAGTAGTATGTTGTATATTCAAACTCAGACGTAGCAACAGTCAcaattatcatcatcatcaaaatcACATGCAAAGATAGTCAGACCTTATCCAATGGCAAACAAATTCATCTAACTGTTTACAGAGctgtattaaatatttatatataatcaaataagatttttattttaatataatatataagtaaTGATATATAACCATCTCTATACTAGCTCATAGTTCGTCCCAGCAGTACGGCCCCTAGTTTGAGAGCAAAGGAAAAGTGGATAAGGTCGACCATTGGTACAAGTGGTTCAAGAACTGGAGTACTGAACCCACTTATTATGACTCAGGGCACACTTGACTATCCACCACTTCGAGGCTTTAATTAAATAGACATACACAACCTTTATATTGGCGATCATATAAAAACGTACATTATGTGCAGTcacattttacatatatatatatatatggtgatTGGTGACTTTGCATAGAGATGAGCTAAGCCATGTGAGACAGATGGATGATGGGAGGGCCCAACAGCCCATACCTTTGGGTTTTTTCTTAAAGTGAGAGATATCTCATCTTGCTGTTATTTTAACATTCATGTCATTTCTTATCTGGAAGCTGCATGCTTTAAGTTAACTACTATAAATAGAAATGTCTTCTCCTCCTTGTCTATCAAGTCACTTGCTTCAAATATTCTTCACATCCACAAAATTGATAACGTTtcatttaaaaacaaagaagaagatgggtTTAGTGCGGTCCATGCTTCCAAATGCAAAGCAAATCTTCAAATCACAATCTATCAGGAACAAGAACGGATCACCATCATCAACAACAGCTTCAGGGCTTGTTCCTAAAGGTCACATAGCGGTTTACGTTGGGGAAAGAATGGAGAGGACGAGATTTGTGGTTCCGATATCATACTTGAACCATCCTTTGTTCAGAGAGCTTCTTAATCGAGCAGAGGAAGAGTTTGGATTTGATCATCCAATGGGCGGTTTGACGATTCCTTGTCGAGAAGAAGCGTTTCTTCATCTCATTACTTCTCATCAGCTGCATTGAGAAACGCATTGATTAATTAAATAGTCTTAGTAGGGTTTTGAtgaatctttttgttgttgttctctCAGAGAATTATATGAAGTTTAGTTGTGTGTATATGGATTGTCCAAACTTGTGTTTCGAAATAAGATCTTAATAATCTTGCAATGATTCATATCACAAACCTCTAAAAGCTCAAGACTTAGAGGCtgattggattttttttttttttaagtataagTTTGTGAAGGATCATGATCTTTAAAGCTCTTTGGCGAAAGAGATTTTTCTGACCATCTTTGTTTGATTAATGCTTATTATATTAGAAACAAACTTAATTGCCAAATGTTATAGTACTTCCTACGATAATACTATATTTAGAAAACAGTATTATTAAGATAGGAAATTTTACGTAATtgcaaatttttatttaaataaccaGTTATATGACTTGCATTATGTATTTAAAGGAATGGTGGATCACATGCACTCTGAATAAACAAAATGGGTTATAATAGTATGTAATTAATTGTTAACAAACCAAAAGAGACATATTCTCTACGactaacaaataaaatatatttatgaaaaatattgaaaaagtaCTGCGCAACTTTATTTGATAGAAATTATTGCATATATAGATTGTCAAGCACATGTTACTCTCTGTTATTAGGAAGAGATAATTgtgataattaataataatacaaactagattttgacccgcgcttttgaagcgcggaatattttacgatgaaaaatttcactaataatttaacaaatattttggtaaattttaaagagtgtgtatttaaaatatttttgcatttaaatcagtattttttaagttcaacccgattgtgattataccggttaatccggagatctgacaattcattttatgtttttaaaatattcatattaaaaaatcactaaaatccgagactaaccgattaaactggtggatgaccgatatgtaatctaattggatttaaattgtaatagcttcataatttgtaatcttataatcgaaattttaaagttcactattttgcaatttatgatagtgaactttaaaattatgaagttctacaaaattttaaagagaaaatgatagatataaaataactaagattaattattgtattatttggaaatattgatagtagtataaaaata from Raphanus sativus cultivar WK10039 unplaced genomic scaffold, ASM80110v3 Scaffold0300, whole genome shotgun sequence includes the following:
- the LOC130501824 gene encoding auxin-responsive protein SAUR20-like; its protein translation is MSSPPCLSSHLLQIFFTSTKLITFHLKTKKKMGLVRSMLPNAKQIFKSQSIRNKNGSPSSTTASGLVPKGHIAVYVGERMERTRFVVPISYLNHPLFRELLNRAEEEFGFDHPMGGLTIPCREEAFLHLITSHQLH